The following proteins come from a genomic window of Salvia hispanica cultivar TCC Black 2014 chromosome 4, UniMelb_Shisp_WGS_1.0, whole genome shotgun sequence:
- the LOC125219153 gene encoding SH3 domain-containing protein 2-like, with protein sequence MEAIRKQATKLREQVAKQQQAVLRQFSGKLNGSDNIASDEAELQQHHKLEKLYISTRAAKHLQRDIVRGVEGYIVTGSKQVEIGTKLSEDSKKYTSENTCTSGSTLSKVALSFSSARAQMEKEHDCYLRILGTQVTEPLRAMVVGSALEDARHLAQRYDRVRQEVEAQAIEVARCHARARETNNSSDITLKLEAAEMKLNELKSNMVTLGKEATSAMAAVEHQQQRLTLQRLIAMVEAERSYHQHVLQILDQLEQEMLSARQQTEVSPNPARDTRSNPAPAYNEGENLSASKPYDGSFDGTDYFLGEVIQPYQAESGVELTLALGDYVVVRKVTNNGWAEGECKGEAGWFPFEFVERRDRVLASKVAEVF encoded by the exons CAGACAACATTGCATCTGATGAAGCTGAACTCCAGCAGCATCACAAGTTAGAGAAGCTGTACATATCCACTCGAGCTGCCAAG CATTTACAAAGAGACATAGTTCGAGGCGTAGAGGGTTATATAGTAACTGGATCCAAGCAGGTTGAAATTG GTACCAAGCTGTCAGAAGAtagcaaaaaatatactagtgaGAACACATGTACTAGTGGGAGTACTCTCTCTAAAGTGGCACTAAGTTTTAGTAGTGCTCGCGCTCAAATGGAAAAAGAACATGACTGTTATCTTAGAATACTTGGAACAcag GTTACAGAGCCGTTAAGGGCTATGGTTGTGGGATCTGCCCTAGAAGATGCCCGACATCTTGCACAGCGATATGATAGAGTGAGACAGGAGGTTGAAGCTCAG GCCATTGAGGTTGCCAGGTGCCATGCTAGGGCGAGGGAAACAAATAATAGTTCGGATATTACGTTAAAGCTAGAAGCTGCTGAAATGAAGCTTAATGAGCTGAAGTCGAATATGGTTACCTTGGGTAAAGAAGCAACATCTGCAATGGCTGCTGTGGAACACCAACAGCAGAGGTTAACTCTCCAGCGGCTTATAGCCATG GTTGAAGCCGAGCGAAGTTATCATCAGCATGTACTACAGATACTCGATCAGCTTGAACAGGAG ATGCTGTCTGCCCGTCAGCAAACTGAAGTTTCTCCAAATCCAGCTCGAGATACAAGAAGCAATCCGGCCCCTGCATATAATGAGGGTGAAAATCTATCTGCCTCTAAGCCATATGATGGGTCATTTGATGGCACGGATTATTTCTTAGGCGAG GTCATCCAACCCTACCAAGCTGAGTCTGGTGTAGAGTTGACATTAGCCCTCGGTGACTATGTTGTCGTTCGAAAG GTGACCAATAATGGCTGGGCCGAAGGTGAATGCAAAGGTGAGGCCGGATGGTTCCCATTCGAGTTCGTTGAGAGACGGGACCGTGTCCTTGCAAGCAAAGTAGCTGAAGTGTTTTAA